From the Roseibium salinum genome, one window contains:
- a CDS encoding curlin encodes MKPTFFKTLAAGMLVCLASANAAFAGGSFSVSVQPRNQDEANMMRAGLGIYSMVNQFQRGGGIKQKGIANAAGVLQNGFGNHAVVHQDGKGHNGTIQQHGNGHSYGLFQFGKGANAHVVQSGNGQTGTSFQFGW; translated from the coding sequence ATGAAACCGACATTTTTCAAAACGCTCGCAGCCGGAATGCTGGTCTGCCTCGCGTCCGCAAACGCCGCCTTTGCCGGCGGCTCGTTCTCCGTCTCCGTGCAGCCGCGCAATCAGGACGAGGCAAACATGATGCGCGCCGGCCTTGGGATTTACTCCATGGTCAACCAGTTTCAGCGCGGCGGCGGCATCAAGCAGAAGGGCATCGCGAACGCTGCCGGCGTTCTGCAGAACGGCTTCGGCAATCACGCCGTGGTGCATCAGGACGGCAAGGGCCACAACGGTACCATCCAGCAGCATGGCAATGGCCATTCCTACGGCCTGTTCCAGTTCGGCAAGGGCGCCAACGCCCACGTGGTCCAGAGCGGCAACGGCCAGACCGGAACCTCCTTCCAGTTCGGCTGGTAG
- the csgH gene encoding curli-like amyloid fiber formation chaperone CsgH — protein sequence MLQYSKPLLAGTFALLAGTAVWAAGNGVDGEGPRCEIVESANGSMTVLQGRIEGEAGASGSYRMTVESSGGSGSTNVSQGGDFTLEKDGTATLGKVTLGNSGATYDARLKVKLDGRSFDCTGRFSDRI from the coding sequence ATGTTGCAGTATTCCAAACCTCTCCTCGCCGGAACGTTCGCCCTGCTTGCCGGTACGGCTGTCTGGGCTGCCGGAAACGGTGTGGACGGTGAAGGCCCGCGCTGTGAAATCGTCGAAAGCGCCAACGGATCGATGACAGTTCTCCAGGGCCGCATCGAAGGCGAGGCCGGCGCCAGTGGATCCTACCGGATGACCGTCGAAAGCTCCGGCGGTAGCGGCAGCACCAATGTCAGCCAGGGCGGCGACTTCACCCTCGAAAAGGACGGCACGGCAACGCTTGGCAAGGTGACCCTCGGCAATAGCGGTGCGACCTATGATGCGCGCCTGAAGGTGAAACTCGATGGCCGGTCCTTCGATTGCACCGGCCGGTTCAGCGACCGCATCTGA
- a CDS encoding curlin: protein MIRRFLISAATTLALGAFAAPAMAGGITIDQYGFGNSAGGKQVGSRNAIGIFQDGYYNNSVNRQFGRRNTAAVGQNGYDNHADTWQNGRDNAAGVGQFGGNHTAIMTQDGNGNIAAGVQVGNGCNANVSQAGSGNVAAFVQTCP, encoded by the coding sequence ATGATCCGCAGATTTTTGATTTCCGCCGCAACCACTCTCGCCCTTGGTGCCTTTGCGGCTCCGGCCATGGCCGGCGGCATTACCATCGACCAGTACGGCTTCGGCAACAGCGCAGGCGGCAAACAGGTCGGGTCTCGCAATGCCATCGGCATTTTCCAGGACGGCTATTACAACAATTCGGTCAACCGGCAGTTCGGGCGCCGCAATACCGCGGCTGTCGGCCAAAACGGTTACGATAACCATGCGGACACCTGGCAGAACGGTCGTGACAATGCTGCCGGCGTTGGCCAGTTCGGTGGAAACCACACCGCGATCATGACCCAGGACGGCAACGGCAACATTGCCGCCGGTGTCCAGGTCGGCAACGGCTGCAATGCCAACGTCTCCCAGGCCGGATCCGGCAATGTCGCCGCTTTCGTGCAGACCTGTCCATAA
- a CDS encoding putative bifunctional diguanylate cyclase/phosphodiesterase: MLNWSEKAGNIGPVPAGEPASRSAGALPQNGIAGIPSGLVIIVMFCAVILSFGVVLFKVLVAEQQAAARELKSVSRVFENHKQVLLTDMERYAASNAAYQNIETAKSMDWIKHRFGADMAQNIAYDRMALVGRNLEVIFAANAPGAGVPELSTARIREILGGTVEKIRNTYQHGLVTTGGGEVRFAGRLSDVAGVDIVEIDGRPNLAAAFAVVPDPGGIKMVHGPPNILVTTFEIDAIHLGSLLASLSLDNLIFARQVPEDMISVPLAGKSGQVLGHLAWYPMSRASAIIASSLPILVISLGMILTITLMTLRQNANAKARLEQREQEARYAADHDFLTGFASRGYFHSAAARWLDARDAAGNPAAIIYLDLDSLKQVNDVHGHSAGDQLILEQSRRISRALGPDGLVGRIGGDEFVILTDRWGTGNNALQDIRDLLQALSRPVEFEGKRIDASCSAGIARFPDHGSTLKELIRAADIALQRCKMEHKNAFRLYDERMDDMLREQREVRIELDAALRNHEFELFYQPIVRAGTGETAYFEALIRWRHPERGLVPPDRFLPIALEAGMMPDIGAWVLERALKDACGWQKAGVSVNVCTSQIRKPGFAELVETLLRRYDFSPERLVLEITESLMLEEGQSTRETLEKLRDLKVVLAIDDFGTGYSSMSYLHKFRFDTMKIDRSFVSRIGVDEEADTLVRSLLGLAREMGMQTIGEGVETEQQKAFLVEAGCGFMQGYLFDRPLPLKELAA; this comes from the coding sequence ATGCTCAACTGGTCTGAAAAGGCAGGCAATATCGGCCCGGTTCCCGCCGGAGAACCGGCCTCGCGTTCTGCTGGAGCTTTGCCCCAGAACGGCATTGCGGGCATTCCGTCCGGCCTGGTCATCATCGTGATGTTCTGCGCCGTCATCCTTTCGTTCGGCGTCGTCCTGTTCAAGGTCCTTGTCGCCGAGCAACAGGCGGCTGCAAGAGAACTGAAATCCGTCTCCCGCGTCTTCGAGAACCACAAGCAGGTCCTGTTGACGGACATGGAGCGCTACGCCGCCTCGAATGCCGCCTACCAGAACATAGAAACCGCAAAGTCGATGGACTGGATCAAACACCGGTTCGGCGCTGACATGGCTCAGAATATTGCCTACGACCGCATGGCTCTCGTCGGCAGAAACCTGGAGGTGATTTTCGCGGCAAATGCCCCTGGTGCCGGCGTGCCGGAACTGTCCACGGCCAGGATCCGGGAAATTCTCGGAGGGACCGTCGAAAAGATCCGGAATACCTATCAGCATGGCCTCGTCACCACCGGCGGCGGCGAGGTGCGTTTTGCGGGCAGGCTTTCTGATGTCGCAGGCGTGGATATCGTCGAGATTGACGGCCGCCCCAACCTTGCTGCCGCCTTCGCCGTCGTGCCCGATCCGGGCGGCATCAAAATGGTTCACGGCCCGCCGAACATTCTGGTCACGACCTTTGAGATCGATGCCATCCATCTCGGCAGCCTGCTCGCGAGCCTGTCACTCGACAATCTGATCTTCGCCAGGCAGGTCCCGGAGGACATGATCTCGGTCCCGCTGGCCGGCAAGTCGGGCCAGGTTCTGGGCCATCTGGCGTGGTATCCCATGAGCCGGGCCTCCGCCATCATCGCAAGTTCGCTCCCGATCCTGGTCATCTCGCTGGGAATGATCCTGACGATCACGCTGATGACCCTGCGCCAGAACGCAAATGCCAAAGCCCGCCTTGAGCAAAGGGAGCAGGAAGCGCGCTATGCGGCCGATCACGACTTCCTGACGGGCTTTGCGTCGCGGGGATACTTCCATTCGGCGGCGGCAAGGTGGCTGGACGCCAGGGATGCGGCGGGAAATCCAGCCGCGATCATCTATCTCGATCTCGACAGCCTGAAGCAGGTGAACGACGTTCACGGCCACTCGGCCGGCGACCAGTTGATCCTCGAGCAATCTCGGCGCATCAGCCGGGCGCTGGGCCCTGACGGGCTTGTCGGCCGCATCGGCGGCGACGAATTCGTCATCCTGACGGACCGGTGGGGCACCGGTAACAACGCTCTTCAAGACATCCGTGACCTTCTCCAGGCCTTGAGCCGACCGGTCGAGTTCGAAGGCAAGCGTATCGACGCTTCCTGCAGCGCCGGTATCGCCCGCTTTCCCGACCACGGAAGCACGCTGAAGGAGCTGATCCGCGCGGCGGACATTGCCCTGCAGCGTTGCAAGATGGAGCACAAGAACGCCTTCCGCCTTTACGACGAGCGCATGGACGACATGCTGCGCGAGCAGAGGGAAGTCCGCATCGAACTCGATGCCGCGCTTCGCAACCATGAATTCGAGCTGTTCTATCAGCCGATCGTCCGGGCCGGGACGGGAGAAACCGCCTATTTCGAGGCGCTGATCAGATGGCGGCATCCCGAACGCGGGCTCGTGCCGCCTGACCGGTTCCTCCCGATCGCCCTTGAGGCAGGGATGATGCCGGACATCGGTGCCTGGGTTCTCGAACGCGCGCTCAAGGATGCCTGCGGCTGGCAGAAAGCCGGCGTTTCGGTCAATGTCTGTACCAGTCAAATCCGGAAGCCGGGTTTTGCCGAACTGGTCGAGACACTCCTCAGGCGGTACGATTTTTCGCCCGAGCGCCTCGTTCTGGAAATCACCGAAAGCCTGATGCTGGAAGAGGGCCAATCGACGCGCGAGACGCTGGAAAAGCTGCGCGATCTCAAGGTGGTCCTTGCCATAGACGACTTTGGAACCGGCTATTCCAGCATGAGCTACCTGCACAAGTTCCGCTTCGACACGATGAAGATCGACCGCAGTTTCGTCTCCCGTATCGGCGTCGACGAAGAAGCCGACACGCTGGTGCGTTCCCTTCTGGGCCTTGCCAGGGAAATGGGCATGCAGACCATCGGCGAAGGGGTCGAAACCGAGCAGCAGAAAGCGTTTCTCGTCGAGGCCGGATGCGGATTCATGCAGGGCTACCTGTTCGACAGGCCGCTGCCCCTCAAGGAACTTGCGGCCTGA